One window of Akkermansia biwaensis genomic DNA carries:
- a CDS encoding RluA family pseudouridine synthase codes for MMNLTTDDADGKIRLDQYLAAHLPELSRSRIQALIKSGDVQINGSAAKPKTPVSRGDSISVNIPEPEPAEARPQDIPLDILYEDEDVVVINKESGMVVHPAAGNPDGTIVNALLHHCGDLSGIGGVERPGIVHRLDKDTSGCLVIAKNDGAHQSLTGQFAARSTEKRYLAVVQGIPRQSSGTVFTHIGRHPVNRLKMAVVNPGSGKAAITDYDLLCADPATDSALVLCTLHTGRTHQIRVHMLHLGHPLIGDPIYAKPSRQKAQPGRLMLHAWRLGFDHPSTGKRMEFEAPVPPEYTPWLQLFPNGLYGAIPETRPVPEDLEGE; via the coding sequence ATGATGAACCTGACCACGGACGACGCCGACGGAAAAATTCGCCTGGACCAGTACCTGGCCGCCCACCTGCCGGAACTCTCCCGCTCCAGAATCCAGGCCCTGATTAAAAGCGGGGACGTACAGATCAACGGTTCCGCCGCCAAACCCAAAACGCCCGTCAGCCGCGGAGACTCCATCTCCGTCAACATCCCAGAGCCGGAACCGGCGGAGGCCAGGCCCCAGGACATTCCGCTGGACATCCTGTATGAGGATGAAGACGTGGTCGTCATCAACAAGGAAAGCGGCATGGTGGTGCATCCCGCCGCCGGCAACCCGGACGGCACCATCGTGAATGCCCTGCTCCACCACTGCGGGGACCTCTCCGGCATCGGCGGAGTGGAGCGCCCCGGCATCGTTCACCGTCTGGACAAGGACACTTCGGGATGCCTCGTCATTGCCAAAAACGACGGTGCGCACCAATCCCTGACCGGGCAATTCGCGGCGCGCAGCACGGAAAAGCGCTATCTGGCCGTCGTCCAGGGAATTCCCCGCCAGAGTTCCGGAACCGTCTTCACGCACATCGGCCGCCATCCCGTCAACCGCCTGAAAATGGCTGTGGTCAATCCCGGTTCAGGCAAGGCCGCCATCACGGACTACGACCTGCTTTGTGCAGACCCCGCCACGGACTCGGCCCTGGTCCTGTGCACCCTGCACACGGGCAGAACACACCAGATCCGGGTGCATATGCTTCATCTGGGCCATCCCCTGATCGGAGACCCCATTTACGCCAAGCCCTCCAGGCAGAAGGCACAGCCCGGCAGGCTCATGCTCCACGCCTGGCGGCTGGGCTTCGACCACCCGAGCACGGGAAAACGCATGGAATTCGAGGCTCCCGTGCCTCCAGAATACACGCCCTGGCTCCAGCTTTTCCCCAATGGTCTTTACGGAGCCATCCCGGAAACCAGGCCGGTACCGGAAGACCTGGAAGGGGAATAA
- the pheA gene encoding prephenate dehydratase, protein MENTHHGESPSPDTPAPQQKNGKTDEQTIALTKARLAIDEVDAQIVELLKTRAQWVHEVGRIKKADNSPIFVPERETALLGKLNRLNAGVLPESSLQAIYREIISCSFFLEGGLTIAYLGPKGTWSHQAALKQFGKSCELIPCQSFKDVFDMVDRGKAQYGVVPIENSSEGSVTAVMDLFVTSSLKICAQINLNIRNSLMAAIPREHIRILYSHPQVLGQTRDWILRRYPNAELVETSSTTKASILAKENAAMGAASLGCPLAAELFGLNILEEDVQDQACNTTRFAVIGRQDTRPSGRDRTSLLIRIQHKPGTLAEVIDCFQRHGINLIRIESRPSKAINWEYVFHIDAVGHALESPLRETLEELEQHCSMLKILGSYADTDVV, encoded by the coding sequence ATGGAGAACACGCACCACGGAGAATCCCCCTCTCCGGACACCCCCGCCCCGCAGCAGAAAAACGGAAAAACGGACGAACAGACCATCGCCCTGACCAAGGCGAGGCTGGCCATTGACGAGGTGGACGCCCAAATCGTGGAACTGCTTAAAACCCGTGCCCAATGGGTTCATGAAGTCGGCCGGATCAAGAAAGCGGACAACTCCCCCATCTTCGTTCCGGAACGGGAAACGGCTCTGCTGGGCAAGCTGAACCGCCTGAATGCGGGCGTTCTCCCGGAATCCTCCCTGCAAGCCATTTACCGGGAAATCATCTCCTGCTCCTTCTTCCTGGAAGGAGGGCTGACCATCGCCTACCTGGGCCCCAAGGGAACCTGGAGCCACCAGGCGGCGCTCAAGCAATTCGGAAAAAGCTGCGAGCTTATTCCCTGCCAGAGCTTCAAGGACGTGTTTGACATGGTGGACCGCGGGAAAGCCCAATACGGCGTGGTGCCCATAGAAAACTCCTCGGAAGGCTCCGTGACCGCCGTCATGGACCTCTTTGTCACCTCCAGTCTGAAAATCTGCGCCCAGATCAATCTGAACATCCGCAACAGCCTGATGGCCGCCATTCCGCGCGAACACATCCGCATCCTTTATTCCCATCCCCAAGTTCTCGGACAGACGCGGGACTGGATTCTCCGGCGTTACCCGAATGCGGAGCTCGTGGAAACCTCCTCCACCACCAAGGCCAGCATCCTGGCCAAGGAAAACGCCGCCATGGGCGCGGCCTCCCTGGGCTGTCCCCTCGCGGCGGAACTGTTCGGCCTGAACATTCTGGAGGAAGACGTGCAGGACCAGGCATGCAACACCACGCGCTTTGCCGTCATCGGCCGCCAGGACACCCGGCCCAGCGGCCGGGACCGCACCTCCCTGCTGATCCGCATCCAGCACAAGCCGGGAACCCTGGCGGAAGTAATCGACTGCTTCCAGCGGCACGGCATCAACCTGATACGCATTGAATCCCGCCCTTCCAAAGCCATCAACTGGGAATACGTCTTCCATATAGACGCCGTGGGACACGCCCTGGAATCCCCGCTCCGGGAAACCCTGGAGGAACTGGAACAGCACTGTTCCATGCTGAAAATCCTGGGCAGTTACGCGGACACGGACGTTGTCTGA
- a CDS encoding Nif3-like dinuclear metal center hexameric protein has translation MSINLSAITAFLDKTLSVDSIPDASRALNGLQLENEGAVSKIAVAVDGSEKTIHAALDLGADLLILHHGIFWQDMQPVTGISYRKLKAAMDGNLAIYSAHIPLDVHPVYGNNALLAKTCGIRPAGEGLDYHGVSMGVCGEFAGTCRELAERLESALGAPVQTFWAQSEEAPAGNVFICSGGAGNELVQAARLGCRTYVTGEGSHWNIPMADELGINLVFGGHYFTETFGVKALGQLLKDVYGLDYAFIDMPPSAYSH, from the coding sequence ATGAGCATCAATCTGAGCGCAATCACCGCCTTTCTGGACAAAACCCTGTCCGTGGACTCCATCCCGGACGCCTCCCGCGCCCTGAACGGCCTTCAACTGGAAAACGAAGGCGCCGTTTCAAAAATAGCCGTTGCCGTGGACGGTTCGGAAAAAACCATTCATGCGGCCCTGGATCTGGGCGCGGACCTGCTCATTCTGCATCACGGCATCTTCTGGCAGGACATGCAACCCGTCACGGGCATCTCCTACCGCAAGCTGAAGGCGGCCATGGACGGCAACCTCGCCATTTACTCCGCCCACATCCCGCTGGACGTTCATCCGGTTTACGGGAATAACGCCCTTTTGGCAAAGACATGCGGCATCCGTCCCGCCGGGGAGGGACTGGACTACCACGGCGTTTCCATGGGCGTCTGCGGGGAATTCGCCGGCACCTGCCGGGAGCTGGCGGAACGGCTGGAATCCGCCCTCGGCGCACCCGTTCAAACCTTCTGGGCGCAATCGGAGGAAGCCCCGGCCGGGAACGTCTTCATTTGCTCCGGCGGCGCGGGAAACGAACTCGTCCAGGCCGCCAGGCTTGGCTGCCGCACCTACGTGACCGGGGAAGGCTCCCACTGGAACATCCCCATGGCTGACGAACTGGGCATCAACCTGGTCTTCGGCGGCCACTACTTCACGGAAACTTTCGGCGTCAAGGCCTTGGGACAACTGCTCAAAGACGTGTACGGACTGGATTATGCCTTCATCGACATGCCTCCCTCCGCCTACAGCCATTGA
- a CDS encoding ABC transporter permease subunit has translation MSPVLTIFRKELRSYLMTPYGWVILAFIVALQSVSLSGTLKAFQLAPQKEGILFFILHSPMFWFYFLFIFPLITMRSLAEEEKTGTLESLLTAPVKTWQVVLGKYFSAYVFYIILWLPMLLYPLLADWSNLIVQWAYGYDAGMALPYRLADWAGAYAILLLIGAWFTSIGIFASSLTGSQIISGIITIGLLVLIFFMGLIPVVWGEFPAAGIFHYISCSEHLDRFSAGLVDTRPLVFYLTMTVLTLAVSIRIIDHRRWKH, from the coding sequence ATGTCACCGGTACTTACCATCTTCAGAAAAGAACTCAGAAGCTATCTGATGACCCCCTACGGCTGGGTCATCCTGGCCTTCATCGTGGCCCTGCAAAGCGTCTCCCTGTCCGGCACGCTCAAAGCGTTCCAACTGGCCCCGCAGAAGGAAGGCATTCTGTTCTTCATCCTGCATTCTCCCATGTTCTGGTTCTACTTCCTGTTCATCTTCCCGCTGATCACCATGCGTTCCCTGGCGGAAGAAGAGAAGACGGGCACGCTGGAATCCCTGCTCACCGCTCCCGTCAAAACCTGGCAGGTCGTTCTGGGCAAATACTTTTCCGCCTATGTCTTTTACATCATCCTGTGGCTGCCCATGCTGCTGTACCCGCTGCTCGCAGACTGGTCCAACCTGATCGTGCAGTGGGCTTACGGATATGACGCCGGCATGGCCCTGCCCTACCGTCTGGCGGACTGGGCCGGAGCATACGCCATCCTGCTGCTGATAGGGGCATGGTTCACCTCCATCGGTATCTTTGCCTCCTCCCTCACGGGCAGCCAGATCATCTCCGGCATCATCACCATCGGCCTGCTGGTGCTGATCTTCTTCATGGGCCTGATTCCGGTGGTCTGGGGGGAATTCCCCGCGGCGGGCATCTTCCACTACATCTCCTGTTCGGAACACCTGGACCGTTTCTCAGCCGGGCTCGTTGACACGCGCCCCCTTGTCTTTTACCTGACCATGACCGTCCTGACGCTGGCCGTCTCCATACGCATCATCGACCACCGCCGCTGGAAACATTGA
- a CDS encoding TlpA family protein disulfide reductase yields the protein MMKKSIKICSLALVLAGCGVAGTFSVYADAPAAKVEDAASSPVGKALEKADYLTKDRPNTKARYYLFLYSASWCGPCRREMPHVVRTYRKIRQSDDVELVLFSCDKTEEAAKAWAKEERMKFPIIKPKKGNGIPGYAPGGTIPRLGIVDNTGKPVITGHPAKILDDWRKHCKKEGEKK from the coding sequence ATGATGAAAAAATCTATCAAGATATGTTCACTTGCTCTGGTTTTGGCCGGCTGCGGCGTTGCAGGAACTTTTTCCGTGTATGCCGATGCTCCGGCCGCCAAGGTGGAGGACGCCGCTTCTTCTCCGGTGGGAAAAGCTCTGGAAAAAGCCGATTATCTGACCAAGGACAGGCCGAATACGAAGGCCAGGTATTACCTTTTTCTTTACTCGGCAAGCTGGTGCGGCCCCTGCCGCAGGGAGATGCCCCATGTCGTGCGGACCTACCGTAAGATACGGCAGTCGGACGATGTGGAACTGGTGCTGTTTTCCTGCGACAAGACGGAAGAGGCCGCCAAGGCATGGGCCAAGGAGGAACGGATGAAATTCCCCATCATCAAGCCCAAAAAGGGCAACGGCATTCCCGGTTATGCCCCCGGCGGGACGATTCCGCGCCTGGGCATTGTGGACAATACGGGCAAGCCCGTGATTACCGGACATCCCGCCAAAATTCTGGACGACTGGCGCAAGCACTGCAAGAAAGAGGGAGAAAAGAAGTAA
- a CDS encoding DUF7088 domain-containing protein has translation MSETPATPAPAPQEENRPAARKVRRPWMTWIKLFLLCIIVICLNYVGCHEYYRRDLTEDQRYDISQQSINMLQSPEIQNRKTPIKITFAFLRTTQNYTRMRSLLEEYERYSNGKVVVDYVDPLRQPNKAREISMIYGVEFRKNQVVIDAREDTEVALKDSAGNYQPDAAHVRILSGDSFIVYAPGPDGKSMKAVALQIEDMMTAGIFGAANGEPRKMYIAADKSNFNEAMSNSNEESIFTTLSRLCRSVNLQLVPIRLGGLQEIPEDAAGFMIVGSKYDLTPQEAEVLQRYWDRPNAALFIMLEPQQDTPKQLYRFLREQGLRPQNDRVMLRNRNKRSVFEINAIFAPGLNCTKEFWNSSTGLEGESISLILDSDNASMEHKRITPYPLLVTTEEYYGETKYNQFPVQFDAHEDNPGPLMIGAALIRGNSGDVNQTKTTGRLVLLGNTDLLQPRQIKPEQRDFVRTLIAWMTDREELRGLGSRHDLTVKLNLDRNALGVLELLTNIGLPLLALLIALIIWNTRRH, from the coding sequence ATGAGTGAAACACCAGCAACACCCGCCCCGGCGCCCCAGGAGGAAAACCGGCCTGCCGCCCGCAAGGTCAGGCGCCCTTGGATGACGTGGATCAAGCTCTTCCTGCTGTGCATCATCGTCATCTGCCTGAACTACGTGGGCTGCCACGAATACTACCGCCGGGACCTTACGGAAGACCAGCGCTATGACATTTCCCAGCAGAGCATCAACATGCTCCAGTCCCCGGAAATCCAGAACCGTAAAACTCCCATTAAAATCACCTTCGCCTTCCTGCGCACCACGCAGAACTATACCCGCATGCGCTCCCTGCTTGAGGAATACGAACGCTATTCCAACGGCAAAGTGGTGGTGGACTACGTGGACCCCCTGCGCCAGCCGAACAAGGCCCGTGAGATTTCCATGATTTACGGCGTTGAATTCCGGAAAAACCAGGTAGTCATTGACGCCCGGGAAGACACGGAAGTGGCCCTCAAGGACTCCGCAGGCAACTACCAGCCGGACGCCGCCCATGTGCGCATCCTCTCCGGAGACTCCTTCATCGTGTACGCTCCCGGACCGGACGGCAAGAGCATGAAAGCCGTGGCCCTTCAGATTGAGGACATGATGACGGCGGGCATCTTCGGAGCCGCCAACGGGGAACCCCGCAAAATGTATATCGCGGCGGACAAGAGCAACTTCAACGAAGCCATGAGCAACAGCAATGAGGAAAGCATCTTCACCACCCTTTCCCGTCTCTGCCGCTCCGTCAACCTTCAGCTTGTCCCCATTCGCCTGGGCGGCCTGCAGGAAATTCCGGAGGATGCCGCCGGATTCATGATCGTCGGCTCCAAATACGATCTGACTCCCCAGGAAGCGGAAGTCCTGCAAAGATACTGGGACAGGCCGAACGCCGCCTTGTTCATCATGCTGGAACCCCAGCAGGACACCCCCAAGCAACTGTACAGATTCCTCCGGGAACAGGGGCTGCGCCCCCAGAACGACCGGGTAATGCTCCGCAACAGGAACAAGCGCTCCGTATTTGAAATCAACGCCATCTTTGCACCGGGACTGAACTGCACGAAGGAATTCTGGAACTCCAGCACCGGGCTGGAAGGGGAAAGCATTTCCCTAATTCTGGACTCGGACAATGCCTCCATGGAGCACAAGCGCATCACGCCGTATCCCCTGCTGGTGACCACGGAGGAATACTACGGGGAAACCAAGTACAACCAGTTCCCTGTCCAATTTGACGCCCACGAGGACAACCCCGGCCCCCTGATGATCGGCGCGGCGCTTATCCGCGGCAATTCCGGAGACGTCAACCAGACCAAAACCACCGGACGCCTGGTTCTGCTGGGCAATACGGACCTGCTCCAGCCCCGGCAGATCAAGCCGGAACAGCGGGACTTCGTGCGCACGCTCATCGCATGGATGACGGACCGCGAAGAACTGCGCGGTCTGGGCTCCCGGCATGACCTGACCGTCAAGCTCAACCTGGACCGTAACGCCCTCGGCGTCCTGGAACTCCTGACAAACATCGGGCTTCCCCTGCTGGCGCTTCTCATAGCCCTGATCATCTGGAACACGCGCCGCCATTAA
- a CDS encoding DUF4340 domain-containing protein: MRILRFILLVLVTLAAIGAAVLLTIDGNLSRIIGRTAFSSGERLFPYTKEEMNEISWMRINCGGDMAEFRRRPNGVWWGEKPWDDRMDPRAAAAILQYTYSTSIVDALPLHKIDSASLKEFGVKTTPITITLKEMSADGRRSSTMARYTLGSTAPWLVDDTENQTTDDTTYMQTDFYGRDSRILVGTGNILPLFKSGIRQLRDHRPLLIHPAMPASIEINNKGQRIALERPSPDPRTPWKITYPLPLDTDPQMMDVLLGTLQKLTAVRVYDPEETSVPDMTDDQVTSVSIRNFTGRLAGDGKSLAVEEKPVTLRIYPPSDNSNLAELVKATVSDRKAVFELAQTTGSNKEVPGVRNIPLDLNLLRSKQLTDIGDYKITGLSIRRSLQDYPTIVRFVQGDEKTGQQPTWMYTAEGSRYQEVNPDHLVSLLKTVKTGNVAGFASDKATDLAVYGLDNPLLTLTMSLLPKPNEEPRPPVTVFFSKGTDGSWYARQSGKPTVVMLDNEYMKNFTANALAWKKKSLLSFNRYNLKEMHLERIGSGGALVLKFDRLDDSWTASKDGRDETLNINPNRANRYLDELEKMEVVSWLPYTNPEAREALKKPVFRLKLVIQVYKDASRQEHREITGKDGITFSAEPEMEEKTISMEIAPAGEAGFSRFYYGKINTTPYYFILNMDSVRLLGASLAEDN; the protein is encoded by the coding sequence ATGCGCATACTCCGCTTCATCCTTCTCGTCCTCGTCACCCTTGCCGCCATCGGGGCGGCGGTGCTGCTGACCATTGACGGCAACCTGTCCCGCATCATCGGACGCACCGCCTTTAGTTCGGGAGAACGCCTCTTTCCCTACACCAAGGAGGAAATGAACGAAATCTCCTGGATGCGCATCAACTGCGGCGGAGACATGGCGGAATTCCGCCGCAGGCCCAACGGCGTATGGTGGGGTGAAAAACCGTGGGACGACCGCATGGACCCGCGCGCCGCGGCGGCCATCCTCCAGTACACGTACTCCACCAGCATCGTGGATGCGCTCCCCCTGCACAAGATTGACTCCGCCTCCCTGAAGGAATTCGGCGTCAAGACCACGCCCATCACCATCACTCTGAAAGAAATGAGCGCCGACGGCAGGCGTTCCTCCACCATGGCGCGCTACACCCTGGGGTCCACGGCCCCCTGGCTGGTGGACGATACGGAGAACCAGACGACGGACGATACCACCTACATGCAGACGGACTTTTACGGCCGCGACTCACGCATTCTGGTGGGCACCGGCAACATCCTGCCCCTCTTCAAGTCCGGCATCCGCCAGCTTCGGGACCATCGTCCCCTGCTCATACATCCGGCGATGCCCGCCTCCATTGAAATCAACAACAAGGGGCAGCGCATCGCCTTGGAACGCCCCTCTCCCGATCCCAGAACTCCCTGGAAAATCACCTATCCCCTCCCGCTGGACACGGACCCGCAGATGATGGACGTCCTGCTGGGAACCCTCCAGAAATTGACGGCCGTGCGCGTGTATGATCCGGAGGAAACCAGCGTTCCGGACATGACGGACGACCAGGTCACCTCCGTTTCCATCAGGAACTTCACGGGGCGCCTTGCCGGAGACGGAAAATCCCTGGCCGTGGAGGAAAAGCCCGTCACTCTCCGCATTTATCCTCCTTCCGACAACAGCAACCTTGCCGAACTGGTGAAAGCCACCGTCTCCGACCGCAAAGCCGTCTTTGAACTGGCCCAGACGACGGGAAGCAACAAGGAAGTTCCCGGCGTCCGGAACATTCCCCTGGACCTCAACCTGCTCCGCTCCAAGCAGCTCACGGACATCGGAGACTACAAAATCACGGGGCTTTCCATCCGCCGCAGTCTCCAGGATTACCCGACCATCGTCCGTTTTGTACAGGGAGACGAAAAGACCGGCCAGCAGCCCACATGGATGTACACGGCGGAAGGCTCCCGCTACCAGGAAGTCAACCCGGACCACCTCGTTTCCCTGCTGAAAACCGTGAAAACGGGCAACGTGGCCGGATTCGCCTCCGACAAGGCCACGGACCTTGCCGTGTACGGCCTGGACAACCCGCTCCTGACGCTCACGATGTCCCTGCTGCCCAAGCCCAATGAAGAGCCGCGCCCCCCGGTCACCGTCTTCTTCTCCAAGGGAACGGACGGCTCCTGGTACGCCCGCCAGTCCGGCAAGCCCACGGTCGTCATGCTGGACAACGAATACATGAAAAACTTTACGGCGAACGCGCTCGCCTGGAAAAAGAAGAGCCTCCTGTCCTTCAACAGGTACAATCTCAAGGAAATGCACCTGGAACGCATCGGCTCCGGGGGGGCGCTGGTCCTGAAATTCGACCGCTTGGACGACTCCTGGACGGCCAGCAAGGACGGCAGGGACGAAACACTGAACATCAACCCGAACCGGGCCAACCGCTACCTGGACGAACTGGAAAAAATGGAGGTAGTCTCATGGCTTCCCTACACAAATCCTGAGGCGCGCGAAGCCCTGAAAAAACCGGTCTTCCGCCTGAAACTCGTCATTCAGGTGTACAAGGATGCCTCCCGGCAGGAGCACCGGGAAATCACGGGAAAAGACGGAATCACCTTTTCCGCCGAGCCGGAAATGGAGGAAAAAACCATCTCCATGGAAATAGCCCCTGCGGGAGAAGCCGGCTTCAGCCGGTTCTATTACGGAAAAATCAACACGACGCCCTATTACTTTATCCTGAACATGGACTCCGTCCGTCTGCTGGGCGCCTCCCTGGCGGAAGACAATTAA